The Dehalococcoidia bacterium genome window below encodes:
- a CDS encoding Uma2 family endonuclease: MVTTPKLTYQDYANLEGDERYELLNGELILVASPNRGHQSASVRLLTRMHSFVEENDLGWVYCAPFDVLFTDTDVVQPDILFISREREHILTPANVQGAPDLIVEILSPSSSTRDWRSKRELYSAHGVREYWIVDPTNRIVSILLPQDGVLEIDQTHTEDETATSTVIEGFSVSLDTIFS; the protein is encoded by the coding sequence ATGGTCACGACACCAAAGCTGACCTATCAGGACTACGCCAACCTCGAGGGCGACGAACGCTACGAACTTCTCAATGGAGAGTTGATATTGGTTGCATCGCCCAATAGAGGCCATCAATCGGCCAGCGTACGACTGCTAACCCGGATGCATTCGTTCGTGGAAGAAAACGATCTTGGCTGGGTGTACTGTGCCCCATTCGACGTCCTGTTCACCGACACCGATGTCGTACAGCCCGACATCCTGTTCATCTCACGGGAGCGAGAGCACATCCTGACACCTGCCAACGTGCAGGGAGCCCCCGACCTCATCGTAGAGATCCTGTCGCCGTCGTCGTCAACGCGGGATTGGCGTTCCAAGCGAGAGCTGTACTCCGCCCACGGGGTTCGCGAGTACTGGATAGTCGATCCCACCAACAGGATAGTATCCATCCTACTACCCCAGGACGGAGTGCTAGAGATAGACCAGACTCACACCGAAGACGAAACGGCGACATCCACGGTCATCGAAGGCTTCAGCGTCAGCCTGGATACCATCTTCTCTTAG